The Chionomys nivalis chromosome 1, mChiNiv1.1, whole genome shotgun sequence sequence TGCTGCCTGCATTGTACAGAGGAGCTGTAACCGCCAGGACGTGAGGTCTGGCAAGGGCACTTTTCCGTTGACGGTGTGTGCACCAGACCCTGGTCGTTTACAGCCCAGGGGGCTGTAGTGAGAAAGCGAAGGTGCACCATGAGTCAGGGAATCGGGAAGATTGGTGGAGAAGATCAGGAGGGTGGTCCCTTCCTGAGAACATGTTTAAGGAGAGGCTTCTCATCAGAGCCTGGACCAGCCCTGCCCATCTGTCACCCACCGTCCCTGGGATAAGTGTAGGGCTGTGCGTGTGGGACCCAGGACAAGACGCTATGTGTACCCTCCCACTCGGGGGTCAGGTTGAGAGGCGGGGCTAGGGGAGCTTTAGAAAGTCAGGGAGGGGCCTCCAGGCCTGACTGCACCGAGAACTGGGAGAACTGGAATCACCGCGTCAAGGACTGGCTCGGCATTTCACTTCAGTCTTAGCTCCGGCTCTCCCGCCCCCTCTTCCACCGCTGTAGAAAACTGCTTTTCTCTGGGCCACGGTGGTTTTCTGAAGCAGGGCTCCCCCGGGGCTGCTCAGCCTCTGAGATTCATGAGATCCAGGGCACAGGACTACTCTTGACCTCTCTTTGCAGGAACCTCCCCCAGTTTGTCTTGGCAGTTCTTGCTCCCTGCTCCCAAAGCACTCCGCCATTCATGGAGTTTTCTTGCCAGGGAACAGACTGGGAATCTGTGAGCCCTTTAGCCCAAGGTTCTGCTCGCAGATGAACTCAGAGGAGAGAGATCACTAACGGTCACACAGCCTGCTTCCCCAGCTCGCCACTCCCAAGTCACACCAGCCTCTTCCCTTCCTCATCCTGACCCCTCAGCTGATAAGGGACACAAATTGAaagtaggggtgtgtgtgtgtgtgtgtgtgtgtgagagagagagagagagagagagagagagagagagagagtagcagCTAGTCCTGCTCTGTTCTGTAATATCACGAGTCACCTTGGAGTTCTTGTGGACACTCCAAAAAGAAGAGAGACCTGGCTGGACACGACAGCTTATCCTCTGGTTCTTCACCTGCAACTCCCGGGGGAAAACCCCCAGTGAAAGGATTctctggagaggaggctcagtggttaagagcagtggcttttcttccagaggacccaggtccaagTGTCAGCTCCCATAGTTCACAactataactccaggtccagggaattcAATGTCCCCTTCAGAGCTCAGTGGTCACCCGGCATGCATGTggttaaaataatctttaaaatttaaaaagggggggcTCATGCCTACTCAGTCTGTTAGAATGTTGGGGAAATGCCCTCACTCTCCCCTCACATGCCTTCTAGGACACAGATATGAGAGATGGGTCACTCCTAAACTGGCATGTAACCCAGAAGGAGTGCTCTTGGCACACGGGAAGTGGTAAAGGGGCCCTGCCTCATTGCCTGCCAGATCCCAGAGAGGGCACCAGGAACCCAAAGTTTGTCATAGAAGAGTTAAGGTCAATGAAGACAAAAGACAGGCACACCTTGGATCCCAACACAGAGGCCCACTGTCTTGGCCTCCATCTCCTGACCACTGAGCCCAGTTCCTTCCAGGAAACTGAAGATTAAAGATTATATTCCCCAGACCTGGCTGTGGTGGcattcgcctttaatcccaggatttgggaggcaaaggcaggaagacctcttgagtttgaggccaaaagagcgagttccaggacagtcagggctacacagaggaaccctgtcttggaaaaaaaaaaatccacttcaaTCACAACCAGAGTTCACGCctgcctcccctctcccaggATCCCCAGGGTTAGTAGGCGGATAATGTCTTGGGTCCTAGGACATTCTGCACATAGAAGTATGCCTCTGGCTGCACGAGTCACAATTTAGCCTGCAAATTTCCCAAGGCAAGTTGTTTTGGACTGCTAGCTCTGGACTCCCAAGGTCAGGCATGTGGAAGAAATGACAGCtctttgtctccctctctctcttgatCCCTTGGCCCTGATCTTGAGCCTTCCACAGGGATCAAGTTCCTCTACCATCAGCCCTGCAGAGGGATGCTCTCAGGTGGGGCTCCTCTGCTGGGGGCAGAGGCTGGGGGAACTAGCTCTGGAGTGGAAGGGGCTCCACCAGGCTGCAGTCCCAGCAGGACCTCTGCTGTGGAAAGGATCTAGAGTTAACTGCAATCTCAGTTTATACTTCTAAAACACGGTAATGATGTCTCCAGAATGGGTGGGGACAATGGAAGAGGGTGTTCAGTGTTCATCCCCATCTGTGTGTGATACAGGCAGATTGCTCAGGCGAGGGCAGAAGGAAAACCAGTGCGGTGTGCCTGCGTGTGTCCAGTGAGGAGGTGCACAGCGAGTTGCCCCGCATGGTAAACCCTGCACCCTGACAGCTGGTTTGGACTGGAGAAGACAGGCAGAATTCCCAGCTGTTCTTAGCCATCCTATGGATTTCTTGAAGCCCACATCTCCAGCCATTTGGTGTGGGTTGTTTGCCACCAGGCGGAGATGCCTAGGTCTGGGGTCATCTGAGCTGGGCAGATGTACCGTCTCAGAAGGTGAGACTGCTGCGTGGCTTTGTATCCCCTAAGTGGGGATCTCTTGAATCTAGTGACTCAAGGAAGTCAGGCGGTCAAGACGTTCAGTCTTGTAGCAGAGATGGTCATAGTTTCCTATGTACTCTTTTCCCCTGCTCAGGTCTGGCACACCAGAAGGACGGTCTCAGGGAGCCTCTAAGGCCCTGTGACTGTCCTGAAAGCCAGAGATGACAGCAGCTATTCATTGCTTGCCTGGAGCAGGTGAGGCAGATGAAGGCCGTGGATCAGGGGCATCATGCCCACCCACGAAGTCTGATGCCTACCCACCCTACCACACCTGTCTGGCAGCCCCGGCTGTACTCACGCTCCATCCCCATACACCTTGATGGCGTTGACACAGCTCTTGGCCCAGCCCCGGCTCTGCAGGAAGGGGCAGTCTTCCACGAACTCCAAGCACTGGCCTGTGAAGTTGCAGCCCTCGAAGATGTCTATGCGGAAATGTTCTCCGTGCTCCAGGACCCAGGCAGgtggggaaggaaaaaggaatacTCCAAGTCTCTCCTCCCCATGTACATGCAGGAAGAAATATGGAATGGCTCCCAGCCCTGGCTGGACTGGGGATCCAGTGAGTACTCcccatcactcacacacacacacacacacacacacacacacacacacacacacacacactggtgttcTTCCATGAGATGGGAGGAAGGGTTCTATTACTCTGAAAACCTAAGCACTGAACTGATCCAATCCCCATCTTTTACAACTGAGGACCCAAGGTCTAGTGAGGGAAAGGCTGTCTAGATGCCAGCACATCGAGAGCAGGGCTGTGGGTCACCGGCTCCCTGCGGGCATTCCACTTGGGGGATTCATGTCCCAGCTTTGGCTTAGCCACCCTCGGTTTCAGGCCACAGGCAGGCCTCCAAACAATAATATTTTAGAAGTGTAATAGAACCCTTTGTGAAAACACTTAGGGAAGACATCTAAAACAATGACTCCCATTCGCAGAGGTCCCTGCTGGCTTCATAATTCACTAGCACCAGTACATACATCTCCCTGTGTGATCCCCACCCCACTGGGACGGCGCTAACAAGAACAGCCTTCGGACAACGTCTTGTGTATTTTTCATATAAACAGCATTATGCAGGATCCAGAGCCAACCATTCTAATACTTCTTTCCAAATGCCCACATCCTGGCAGAGACACTAGGAAAGCATTCTTTCAATAGAATGTGCCAGAGCCCAGTTGATTCTGGAACTGatgtagaaaagaaaaggggcCCCATGCTGAGCGGCACCTATCCAGATCCCTCAGATGCTGGCTAGAGCCCTGGTGAGGGACCCAGGATGCCCTGGCAGTCAGACTCTGATGAGCGCTGCCCACACTGGTCCCCAGAATCACCCGTTTCCCACCCAAAGGACAACAGTGGGGGCCGTCTCATACCTGTGACCCCCAGGGCCCCCCCTCCTCAAATCCCTCTCTGAAGGAAACTTCAGAGAAACTAGACAGAAAGGGTTTTTCTCCTCTAGGGGGAGCAATGGCCCTCATTTGCTCTGCCTACACACTTCAGGCCACAACTGTGCAAAGCAGGCATCTGTGCAGCTCAAGAGCCCTGTCCCCTCAGATTTCTTACTGGTCCCTCCGGCACTTCGGCCGCCCCACCGTTATTCACTCCAAGTTCGAAGCGTTGAAAGCTGACATAATGCTACAAGGAAACCAGCGAGGGGAGGTGATCACGCTCAGAGCagccttgtgtgtgtatgtgttcatgcacacCAGAGTACACGCAGGCACATGTGCGAGCATGTgggtatggaagtcagagggcaataTCGGGTATCTTCCCCAATCAGTCGCCGCCTCACTAAGAGCTTTTGTTACTGtgttgtggttgtgtgtgtatgtgtacaagcGTGTGTGGATATCAGGCGATATTGTAGAGTTTGTGCTCTCCTCTACCCTTACATGGGTTTTGGGGACCACATTAAGTCTTGTACACCTTATCCATTATGTCCtccaatcaattaattaattaataattaatttagaAAGAGTCTTCACTGAACCGAATGCTTCTAAATTTGGCTAGACTAATTGATCAGCAAACCTCAGCGATTCGGctggctccacctccccagtgctggggttacgaGAGAACCACCACATCTGTTTTTTTACGGGTTCTGTGCAGCAGACACTTtacaagctgagccatctccccaatcttttatttcacttttgaTGAGTGCAGCCCTGTTCAGTGACAATCCAAACATATTCCCAGCCTTTGAAGTTTAGCTGCATGCTTGactcaaaaatttaaaaggattCCTTGACAGCTCCAAGGAGCTCTTGTATTCTGTCTCCTACCCTCTTGGTCCTCACAGCATCTCATGCGCACATCAGTTTGGACAGGGTGCTCTcaatttttaaggttttattgtCGGGAGGTGCCCATGCTTCTGCTTAAATGCCAGGGTGACCTTCCACTGCTTGAGCTGGAAGTTCCCAGCCCCTAGGTGGAGTAGCTCACTCACCATGCCCACAGGCCGACAGGAGCCCATGTGGTCATTGTGCCCATTCCAGCGGAAGAACTCAGGGTAGTCGCCATGCTCTAAGATGAACTGTTGGCCTCGGAAGTCAGGATGATCAAAGCAGACCCAGGCTCCACTCTCCACACGGATGGAGTTCACTCGGTTCATAAAGCCTCGGTCCTGGAAGTTGTCACAGTCCCCAAAGACCTCCAGCTTCCGCCCTGTGAAGTGCTTGCCCTCATAGAAAGTGATCTGGAAGAGCCAGTTGAGACCTAGGGGTCAGGGTCCCATCTGGCTGTTGGGGAACGTTATTTTCAGTTGTGTGactttgtttacgctgcatttctTTAATGCTGTGAGGCTGTGTTAcagtgcctgtctaaaacacctgatgctCTTAAGAAGCGATGAacggcaggagcaaggataggcggagtgtgtgtggggggggtggctAGCAGGCAGAGAATATAAATAGAAGCGGCGGGGGGGGGCAGGGGACGGGActtcaggggtcagccacccagccagtcacggagtaaaagtaaagaaaggtatatagaaatagagaaagacaaaagcccagagacaaaaggtagacaaAATAATTTAAGACAAGCTGgacagaaacaagccaagctaaggctgggcattcataactaagaataaacctctgtgtgtgtgatttattttggagctgggtggctggccccccTAAAAAGCCAAAAacgagtaaaacatcacacaacatctgacctatacacacacacacactcacacatgggcATGTGTACTCAGTATGTTATACGTAACACTCACAAAGAGCATTAAAGGACATGTTTTTAAGGCATAAATGTCATGTAGAAACAGCCATTATTACTCATcactgatcttttttttaaagtgcagTTCCTAATACTGAAATTCCAGCCATTCACTCTTTGGGTCTGAAGAACTGTGGTCTCAGAAAGTCTCTGGGTCAGGGGCTTCTCTGAATCTGGGCCCCACATCCTCAGTAAAAGTCAGGCGTGCAGCCCTGCTCATAGCAGTAGATGCCTGGCACTATCTGCTgatggggcagagagagagagagtgatcaGTCACCAGCGGCTGATGCCAGACACATGGCCCGGCTGTCTGGGGACAGGGGTTTCCCGTTTGTCTAGGAGCCCCCTTGAAATCAGGCTGTGGCTGTACTGCTATGCTCAGCACTTGCTTGCAGAACACCCACGACAGCATTAAAGGAAGTCCTTTCTAAAAGCCTGCATGGCATGCAGAACAAGTCACCATAACTCATCATTTATTCTTCAGAGTAAAGTTTCTAATACTGGAACCTTCTTAACTGGAGAGGGGgatttgtggaggccagagctggtTTTCAGGAGAGGGCTAAATATCACATATCTCCCTGccttttctcccccaccccaccgtctttgtttttgtttgtttttgtttttgagacagggtcttaattatcccagactagccttgaacttattatGTAGCTAGGGACAACCTACACCTtcggatccttctgcctccacttcctgagtgctgagagtacAGCCAAATCACCCAGGCCTGGTTTGTGCAgggttggggatggaacccagggctttgtgtgcgTTAGACAAGTGCTCAACCAACTCAGCTGGAGCCTCAGAGCTTTCTCTTTCTCGGGACCCTCCTTTGAGGAATAGGCAGGTGTCAGACTTGGAATTTTATGAACCTTTTGGCAATTCAAACATAGTGTTTCATAATAACAGACAAGCAGTTAATAATGCTGCCAGGATGTCATCGTCCCAAACTAAACAGGTGAAGCAACCATAGCCTGCAAATTCACTTCCCACCATAGGAAATTCAATCACTCAATAGCTCTTTGGGACTCAAGAACTATGGTCTCAGAGGGACTCTGTAGGAATATAGTCACATCACCCAGAAACTCGGGGCCCTCCAGTTTCACTGTTTCCACCTTCTCCAAAGGAATACAGTGGCAAGTCCCTGCCTGCTGGAGTTAAGGTGTTTGTGGGATGTTCGTGAGCCAGGGGCAACACTGTTTTGGGGGTTCTTCCTTTCCTGCTCTGCCAAGCTGGTGCTGTTTGTTACTGAAGCACACCCCAGCCTATGCGGACAGATCAATGGCGTCCACCACTGACATGCGTTCTGGGCACCTCTGGAGGTCAAAGGGTTCTTGAGTCAGCCAGGACCTGGACATTAGAGGGCAAGGGATAACCACAGTGGTGGGTAGGTCACTTGGGGGAGAGAAAATCCCGAGGGGCGAAGGTCACATTTTGACCTCCCTGTGGTGAAGAAAACACTCCAGGAGATCTCGAACACAAGGGCCGCTCGTGACTTTGGGGCGTGCCAGAAaagaggggtgggaagagggcTCGGGACACGCTCTCAGTCAACAGGGGAGGTCACTCCATCTCATTAAGAAATAAAGCCAGCTTTGCTTGACTTTGTCAGACCCAAAGAGATCTGGGATCAGTCTGCACCCTCCCCCACGCTCAGGGGCTCCCCGAGGCCGCCGGCCGCACTCACCTTCCCGGAGCGCTGCGCCATGGTGTGTGACTGGCCGCAGCGGGACCCGGTATATACTCTGTGGGGCCTGCTGGCTCAGCGCCGCCCGGGACAAAAGATTTGCTTGGCCCGGCACGCGCGCGTTAGTGCTGTCGGGCGTGCTAAGCCGGCGCCATGACCCACCCGCGAGCCAGTGTCACACACAAGTGACCTAGTCCTCAATACCTCTGGATCCGACTCCTCCTGCCCAGCCCACCGCGCCCCGCTGAGTCAGGGTCTCAGTACCCGGGCTTGGGAGGCTCCCCTCAACCCCTTTTTCTGCCTCCCAGAGCAGCTTCTCAGTGCCCCTAACCTGCAGCGCTTGCCTTTCTCACCTGGTTGCAGGCTAACACGGTATAGCCGTTTTGTTTCTATctacctactatctatctatctatctatctatctatctatctatctatctatctatctatctatctatctatctaggtAATGGATGGAGTCCTAGCTTCTCAAGCTCAGCtgagggagtgggggtgggaaacAATAGCCACCTCTTTGCCTGGTGCAGGGCTGTGGGGCTTCCAGACTGCTCCCTCCTGTACCTActccttttgttttctccccCTGAAGATCCCAGGTGACACCTGCCTTGACCCCCCGCTGCCTGCAATAGGGGACCTACAGTACTTTGAGAGCTCTGAGCCCTAGCTATAGACCACTCTGGATGCTGAGGGTCTCTTTACAGAGCGATACACACACCCACTGACAGGCCCACAGGCATTTGGAGTATATTGAAGCCTCAAGAGTAAACACACAAACGGCTGGGGAACTGAACTGGTGGCCCTGGGGACAGGCTGAGATCAAAGGAGAGAGAAGCTCCAGGGGTCTGAAGAGGTCCTAATGAGCCCAAGGGGACTCTGGGAACATTTGTGAGCCGCTGCTCTGCTCCCGGGAGGGTGATGGGCACTTTCTCTAACACTGTAAAGACAGGGGACAGGGGCGGGCCCAGGGAATCCTAGGGCAGAAAAGGTCTCTTGCTTTGCTCTGGGAAGTTACTCAAGGCAAACAGGGAGCCACACATCACCCCTGACACCAGCTCACACTTCCCCAGGGACCCCATCAGGAACAGCCTATTGCCTTCACCAGCACCCACACTCCGAAGCACACCTCACTGTGTTTGTTTCTCACTTCTGGTCTTGAAGGCATAAAATTAGAACAGTATTCTTCCAATCTAGAAAAAGTAGTGTGTGAGTTTCTGTGTGGCGGTGGGTGGGCGGGGAGTAAGTGTTTGGgagtgtatgcttgtgtgtgtgtgtgtgtctgtgaggggtagtctcttgccttccaccttgtttggtTAAATAGAGTCCCTTGCTGCTGGCTCTTGGGaactctcctgactctgcctcctctctgcctgtggtggtgctggggttacagatgttcCACTGGCTCAGTGTGGATTTGAATATTGAGGAAGATATCACCCCACTCCCTGGTGACACAGGAAAATGGTCTAACCTGTCAGGTCTTCGTGTCTTCAcagtatattagtcagggttctctagaagatagtgtgtgtgtgtgtgtgtgtgtgtgtgtgtgtgtgtattatagatagacagacagacagacagacagatagataaatagatagacagacagaggagTTCTCAGACTGTTTGGGtagttcaacaatggctgtcttccCACCGGAGAGTCACGAGGCTAATGCCTCAGAAGTTCCAACCTAGGactgaaggcctggaggattccCAGGAAGACCCAAATCTTCAATACACACTGGAAAGCCAAGGAAGCCCAGTTCCAATGTTGGCAGCCATGGTAGCAACAGGGTAGATGAATCCCAAAACAGGAAAGATGAACTCGTTTAAGAGTCCcagcaaaggggctggagagatggctgagagggtAAGAGCAAAGACAGGCAAGCAAAGCCTGTCCCTTGGGCTTCCTTACAACCAGGCCACCTCTGAAAGATGCCGCCCACAACCACTGGACAGTACCATCCACAtttgggtgggtcttcccatttcACTTAATAAATCAAGAAATTCCCTCACAGGTCTTGTCCAGATGGCTCCAGATCCTATCAAATGGACAGTTAATAACAACCAGTAAGTACCACACACAGCAAGAACTTTGTCCTGAAGCATCTCCCTAgcccagaagttttttttttttttttttggtttttcaagacagggtatctctgtggctttggagcccgtcctggaactagctctgtagaccaggctggtctcgaac is a genomic window containing:
- the Crygn gene encoding gamma-crystallin N, producing MAQRSGKITFYEGKHFTGRKLEVFGDCDNFQDRGFMNRVNSIRVESGAWVCFDHPDFRGQQFILEHGDYPEFFRWNGHNDHMGSCRPVGMHGEHFRIDIFEGCNFTGQCLEFVEDCPFLQSRGWAKSCVNAIKVYGDGAWVLYEEPNYRGRMYVVERGDFRSFSDWEAQSARVQSLRRVLNFF